From a region of the Cucumis sativus cultivar 9930 chromosome 6, Cucumber_9930_V3, whole genome shotgun sequence genome:
- the LOC116404490 gene encoding pectinesterase inhibitor-like, with protein sequence MDNNSCFITFSLIGVLLFTIISNVASSNDVVSTICSEISNPQFCLSVLKSAGTTDLKGLAVYTLNLAHSNAGKSLILANSLAKATTNPQLKQRYSFCAESYDEVVGDIENAQNDLALGDFIGVIIATTGAMTTLGDHCQNKLLQPPKDTSLLLKNSNTLDDIFSIIMVISDHL encoded by the coding sequence atggacAATAACTCTTGTTTCAttactttctctctcattGGAGTTCTTTTGTTCACCATCATTTCAAATGTGGCATCATCTAACGACGTTGTTTCTACCATCTGTTCAGAAATCTCAAATCCACAATTTTGTTTAAGTGTGTTGAAATCTGCAGGCACTACAGATCTAAAAGGCTTGGCTGTATACACCTTAAACCTTGCTCATTCAAATGCTGGCAAATCTTTGATCCTAGCCAACTCACTAGCAAAAGCCACCACCAATCCTCAACTTAAGCAACGATATTCATTTTGTGCTGAGAGCTATGATGAAGTTGTTGGTGACATTGAAAATGCTCAAAACGACTTGGCACTTGGGGACTTTATTGGTGTCATTATTGCAACTACTGGTGCCATGACAACTCTTGGTGATCACTGTCAGAATAAGCTCTTGCAGCCGCCGAAGGATACATCGTTGCTTTTAAAGAATAGCAACACTCTAGATGATATATTTAGCATTATTATGGTTATATCCGATCATCTTTGA
- the LOC116404489 gene encoding E3 ubiquitin-protein ligase UPL6-like, which produces MLSIFASKDYVLNKALVDYRVKKFAYACIQIVHHNRNQLRNQLLAAPVNSNTPATLLLDTIVFLLQPKLPWVCKIVGYFLERNAYPLMRDITLTGKESADSHPKSSLASLEYLLSLLSSHVGEKPCCCPRVDPNWSFSTQILTLPLLCNPYETHTRL; this is translated from the exons ATGTTGAGCATTTTCGCTAGCAAGGATTATGTACTTAACAAGGCCTTAGTGGATTACAGAGTTAAGAAATTTGCATATGCTTGCATCCAGATTGTACACCATAATAG AAACCAATTGAGGAATCAACTTTTGGCTGCACCTGTGAACTCTAACACACCTGCAACTCTATTGTTGGACacaattgttttcttattacaACCTAAACTCCCATGGGTTTGTAAAATTGTTGGCTACTTCCTGGAAAGAAATGCATATCCGTTGATGAGGGATATCACTTTGACAGGGAAG GAAAGTGCAGATTCACATCCCAAGAGTTCATTGGCTTCTCTAGAATATCTGCTGTCTCTTTTGAGTTCTCATGTTGGTGAGAAGCCATGTTGTTGCCCACGTGTTGATCCCAATTGGAGTTTCTCCACTCAAATTCTTACTCTTCCTTTACTGTGTAACCCTTACGAAACCCATACACGATTGTGa